The Priestia koreensis genomic interval GCTAGATGAACTCGAATTAATGTTTTATTTCCTCGCTCCAGGGAAATTTGATGTACTAATGGAGGTAGACCGTCGTTCAAGAGGAATCAGTGGCTTTTTAGCAGAAGCACTGGAACTAGATGAAACGCTTGTTAGGTTCACAGTGACAGATGAAGATATTCCACAGCTAAAATCACTTCTTGAAAGCGTTGTGGCACGCTATAGTTAAAAACGGATAAAGCCGCTTTCTTCCTCACATATTAAGGAGGAGAAGGGAGGCGAACGTATGTCACATAAACATAGCAATCAAACAGAACAAAAGGCCATCCAACATAAGCAAAAAACACAACCGGAGTTTTCAAACGAATTCGTAGTGAATCAGGCACCGAAAAAAGAGCATTACCCTCAGCCGAAAAAATAATGCTTGTGCGAAAACATGTGGGTGTCTTCATCCACATGTTTTCTTTATTCGTAGCGGAAAGGAATGAGAGGATGAAACAGAGAGGAAAAGACGGCGTTTATATTATTGCATCACTTGTTCTATTTATATGCTTGCTGGCTATTTTTAAACTCGAATGGGTACAAGCGCTAGATCAATCCATTACAGATGCGATGTTTAATAAACGAGGAGATGAATTTACAGCGCTGTTTGTCTTTATGAGTACGTTAGGATCGTGGAAAGTCACAGGAGTAATAGGAATTATCATATGCCTTTATCTTTTAGTGAAAAAGCAAAATCATGCGGCATCTTTGTTAGCAATCATTTATATCATGTCTCGTGTATTAAATTGGATTGTGAAGGAACTCGTTCACCGTCCGAGACCAACGGTGGAGCATCTAGTGGCAGCATCTAGCTACAGCTTTCCAAGTGGTCATGCGATGAATTCGATGTCCTTTTTCGGTTTTATTTTGGTTTTAATTCTTTACTATCAGAAAAGAAGCGTTGGACGAGCTTTAGCGTGTATTTTGCTTGGCATTATCATTTTCCTCATCGGCTTAAGTCGTATTTATGTGGGGGTTCATTTTTTCACGGACGTGCTAGCTGGCTTTGCGCTCGGCTTTACCTTAGTAACCGTATTTAAAATATTACTGAAGAAAAAACTGCCAAAATAGGATTACAAAGAGGAGATTTAGGATATATAAACAGAGAAGCATCTAAGGAGGAATAGAAATGGTCTCGAATAAAGCAAGCGTTTTTAGAACGAGCTTTCTGTCCTGTTTACACCAACATATGGAGCAATCTTCTATTTCTAATATACGTAATTTCTATGAAACAATAAAAACACAGCCGTTTCATTTTCAGATTCGTTCATTGTTTGAACAATTGCCTCTTTTTTATAGCGGGGGACTCACAGAGATCATCAGCTGTATTAGTGAAGCTCTAGCGTGTACGGTTGAACGTTATACGGTTGATCTCATTCAATCAGCTGGTTTTCGTATCTTAGGTAAGCCGTCGTTTTTTTGCGGACCGAGTTATTATGAACTAAACGCAGACGGAGACTTTGAACTTTCCGTTGATCTGTCGGTCACATGTGAAAATCGAACGGTCGTGTTTATCTCCATTAAATGCACGCAGTACGATCTGCTAACAGATTCAGGGGTACATCTTATTTGTGACATGATTGAGCGGCGCGTTTTGAACAAGTTGGGCATCAGGCAGCAAATTTCGTAGAAGCATTCAAAAGCAAACAAGCTTTTGGATGCTTCTTTTTGCATGAACACATAAAAATGAAACTTTTTCCACTCTGTACCGTATTACATAGAGTAAGGAGGAATTACAGATGAATCAACTACAGTTATTAAAGCTACGAAAGTTTCAATTCTTATTTATGAATGCCATTATTGCTGTTTTATTTTTGCTTCTTTTTAGCCTCATCCACATAGGGATTGGCATGAGAAACTTCTTCATACTGATGAGTTTACTCATGGTTGCACAAACGATGTTATTACTTTTTGACAAACGTCCCCTCCTTTATCGCCTCTCCAAAAACATGGCAAAGCTTCTAGAGTATGAGAAAGAAAAGCTCGGAAACGAATGGCGGAAACAACAAAAAAGCCAGATTATTGCTGGAGTAATGGTTGCTATTATGTTTATGATGAATGCGAATTTAATGGATAATCGTCAGCTCTTTACAGGTTTTGAAGACGTTTGGGAATACATTTTATTCTTTGTCTTTATGCTAGGTATCGTGAACATTCCGCTGTATTATCACGTTAAAAAAGTAGATCGACAATCGACGGAAGAACTTCAGGGCTATACGAAAAGCATGTACATCTCAAGTCTAGTAACGGCAATTATCTGTTTTTTTACCGTCACACTGATCACAGCGATCATAAGTAATTTTCTATAAATAGAGCTTAAAGCGCTACGTGTTGGCGCTTTTTTCGTTGCTTTTTCTCATGCTTGAAAAAAATACATGGAAAATTGATAGAAATATTTTACTATTCAGATAAAAGACGTTACAATAGGAATCGGAATGAGAATTTGCTACATCATTCTTTGTAAGCGTTAACAAAAAAGATAGGTTAAAAGGAGAGGTTGTAGATGCTAAAAGAATCCAAATCGAACAAGCAGCTAGAGTCCTACTTGAAAGAGCCGAAGAAACTATTTGTAAACGGAGAATTTATTTCGTCCACTAGCGACAAAACGTTCCCAACGTACAACCCCGCAACAGGTGAGACGTTGGCTCATGTGTATGATGCGAACGAACATGATGTAGACAAGGCAGTAAAAGCAGCAAGACACGCGTTTGAAAAAGGCGAATGGTCGAAGATGAGCGCGTCAGATCGCAGCCGCTTAATTTATAAACTAGCTGATTTAATTGAGGAGCACAAAGAAGAATTAGCTCAATTAGAAACGCTTGATAATGGAAAACCGTTAGCAGAAACACGCAATGTAGACGTACCGCTAACCGCTGAGCACTTCCGATATTTCGCGGGATGGGCAACGAAAATTACTGGACAAACGATTCCAGTTAGCGGTCCGTACTTTAACTATACAAGACATGAGGCAGTTGGGGTAGTAGCCCAAATTATTCCGTGGAACTTCCCGTTACTTATGGCTGCTTGGAAGCTCGGAGCTGCGCTAGCAACCGGATGTACGGTCGTACTTAAGCCGGCAGAGCAAACGCCTCTTTCAGCTCTATATCTAGCTAAATTAATTCAAGAAGCTGGCTTCCCAAGTGGAGTAGTGAACGTTTTAACTGGTTACGGGGAATCAACAGGACAAGCACTTGTCAAACATCCTGATGTTGATAAAATTGCCTTCACGGGTTCAACGGAAGTCGGAAAGCTCATTATGAACCAGGCAAGCCAGACGTTAAAACGAGTAACGTTAGAGCTTGGCGGTAAATCACCGAATATTATCCTTCCTGATGCAGATTTATCTCGTGCGATCCCTGGAGCGCTGAGTGGAATTATGTTCAATCAGGGTCAAGTATGTAGCGCAGGATCTCGCCTTTTCATTCAGAAGAAGCTTTATGATAACGTCGTAGCAGATCTCGTTACGCACGCGCGCAAAATCAAGCAAGGAAATGGTCTAGAAGACGGCGTGGAAATGGGTCCTCTCGTATCAGAGGAGCAGCAAAAACGCGTCATGAGTTATATTGATAGTGGGAAAGAACAGGGAGCGGAACTGTTGACGGGCGGAAATAGCCCTTACGACAGAGGGTACTTCGTTTCACCGACTATTTTCGCCAACGTAAATGATGATATGAAAATTGCACAAGAAGAAATTTTTGGTCCAGTCGTATCAGCACTGCCGTTTGAAGATTTAGATGATCTAGTGGATCGTGCTAACAAAACCGCCTACGGATTAGCGGCAGGTGTATGGACGGAAAACGTGAAAAAAGCTCATTACATCGCCTCTAAGCTCCGAGCAGGTACGGTGTGGGTGAACTGCTACAACGTATTTGATGCCGCTTCACCGTTTGGTGGATTTAAGCAATCAGGTATCGGTCGTGAGATGGGAAGTTACGCGTTAGATAATTATACAGAAGTAAAAAGCGTATGGGTGAATATGCGCTAACTTCTAGATGATAATAGGGGAGAGTACCGATTTTTTCGGTGCTCTTTCTTTCGGTTTAAAATTTTTGAATATTTCGACAAAAATACCGAGAATTAGAGAAAGGATTTTGAAAATCTTACCTTGAATAATATAAAGTATAAATACGTCTTATTGACTGAGAGCAAAGGAGAGGTTTAGAAGATGGTGAATACATGGTTGAAAGTGAAAAGAATGATTAAGCGTACGTTTGAATACGATGTGACGATTATGCAAACACCGAGAAAAGGCGAAGAAAAAGGATATCGACAAGTATATCGTTTGACTCTTGCGGCTGGTAATCATGATGAAGCCATGCTCCACATCTTTCGCACATTTAATGTGGCAGACACTCTTCCAAGAGATTTTAAGGCACGTTTCGTTAGTACAGGAGACGTCCTAATGATTGATGAAGGAACAGGAGGAAAGCATTATTACAAGCTATGGGCTGGAGGATGGAAGCCCGTTAATCGCGCACATATTCGTTAGAAAAACCCTTGGATATCCAAGGGTTTTAACTTGTGTACTCATTATGGTTATGACCAGGGCCATTTTTACGCTTTGCTGCCGTATATTCATCCCCATGTGCTTCATGCTCAGCTACAATTGCCTCTGGTGGCGTATGATTATTCTTCTTCGGTGAATTAATTCGATTGCGGTGTTTCTTTCCCATTGCAATTCCCCCTTTATACTCAATGACTAATCTTTAATAGCTTGCCCTTGATAAGCAGGTGTATGTACAAAGAATAGGAAAGTGAAAGCGCCTCCTAACAGTGGCGTAGCTCCTTGTTTTAGGATATAATAAGGCTGTCCTTGAGGCAGATGTCATGAACATAATTAGGAGGAATAAAATGAGCGTACATATTGGGGCAAAAGCGAATGAGATTGCGGAAACGATTTTACTTCCAGGAGATCCATTACGTGCAAAATATATTGCAGAAACGTTTTTAGAAGATGTAACATGCTATAACGAAGTGCGTGGAATGTTAGGTTTTACAGGTACGTATAAAGGAAAGCGCGTATCTGTTCAGGGAACGGGTATGGGTGTTCCGTCCATTTCAATCTATGTTAATGAGTTAATGCGTGAATATAACGTGCAAAACTTGATTCGCGTTGGGACATGCGGCGCTATTCAAAAAGATGTAAAGGTGCGCGACGTGATTTTAGCGATGACGTCTTCAACAGATTCTCAAATGAATCGCGTGGCATTTGGACCAATCGATTATGCACCAACGGCAGACTTTACGTTACTGAAAAGTGCATATGATGCAGGTACTGAAAAAGGCCTTAACTTAAAAGTAGGAAGCGTTTTCACTGCGGATCAATTCTACAATGATTACGGCGATTTAGAAAAGTTAGCTAACCACGGTGTGCTAGCGGTAGAAATGGAAACAACGGCTCTTTATACACTAGCGTCTAAATACGGTCGTCGTGCACTATCTGTACTAACGGTAAGCGATCACATTCTAACAGGTGAAGAAACGACTTCTGAAGAGCGTCAAACGACGTTTAATGAAATGATTGAAGTGGCGTTAGAAGCAGCTTTAAATATGAAATAAAACAGAAACTGCTGAGAGATTTCTCAGTAGTTTTTTACTTGTGCATGCGTTTAGGCAAGGTTTTTAAAATTGCTGTAAAGGGTAACTCTTTCACAAAAAGACTTATTTGTAGTAGAATACCGATTAGGTCATTTTTTGACCTTATAACGGAGCTCGCGTATAATGGCTTTTTAGTAAAACTGTGTATGTTCTTTAATACATAGGCGTGATTTTGTATTAATCAGGAGGTGTAATCCGTACGTTTGTTACGGAGCCAAATTGGAAGTTTTTAAATTAATTATGATTGCAGTATTAATCGCCATCTCAGGTTTTTTCGTGGCGTCTGAGTTTGCAATTGTAAAGGTACGATCATCAAGATTAGACCAGCTCATAGGTGAGGGAAGTAAGCAGGCTATAGCGGCTAAACGAATGGTAGATAACTTAGATGAATACTTGTCAGCGTGTCAGCTAGGTATTACGCTTACGTCTCTTGGACTAGGGTGGCTTGGTGAACCAACGGTGGATGAAATAGTCCATCCCCTTTTAATGAAGCTAAGTTTACCTGCATCTGTTGCGGGCATTATTTCGTTTATTATTGCTTTTGCAGCGATTACGTTTATTCACGTTGTCGTAGGGGAATTAGCACCGAAATCATTTGCTATTCAAAAAGCAGAAAAAATCAGTCTGCTAACGGCACAGCCGTTAATTTTATTTTATAAGGTGACATATCCATTTATTTGGTTGTTAAACACGTCTGCTCGTGGCGTAACCAAAATGTTTGGTCTAGAAGCGGCTAGTGAACATGATCTAGCGCATACGGAAGAAGAGCTGCGCCTCATTCTGTCGGAAAGCTTTAAGAGTGGGGAAATTAATCAGTCAGAATTTAAATATGTAAATAACATTTTTGAATTTGACGAGCGCCTTGCAAAAGAAATTATGGTGCCGCGAAAAGAGATTATTGCCCTCGATCAGGAAAAAACAATCCGTGAAAACATTGAAGTGATTCGTGAGGAGAAGTTTACCCGTTATCCCGTTATTGAAGGGGATAAAGACCATGTAATTGGTTTAGTAAATATGAAAGAAATTTATACAGACTTAGTAATGAACGGGGTCAAAAAAGATCATTCCATTCATGATTATGTTCGTCCAGTCATTCAAGTCATTGAAACGATTGCGATTCATGACTTATTAATTAAAATGCAAAAGGAACGTACTCATATGGCCGTTTTAGTTGATGAGTACGGTGGAACGGCAGGTCTTGTAACGGTAGAGGACATCTTAGAAGAAATCGTTGGTGATATTCGAGATGAGTTCGATACGGATGAACAAGCTGAAATTCAAAAAATCAATGAAAACAAAACGCTGTTAGACGGAAAAGTTCTTATTTCAGAAGTAAACGATCTATTTGGCCTTGAAATTGATGATACCGAAATGGACACGATTGGCGGCTGGATTCTCTCAGAAGAATTTGAAATTCAAGAGGGAGATAGCCTGACAGCAGGAAGCTATCGTTTTAAAATCAAAGAGCTTGATGGTCATCACATAAAATGGATTGAAGCAACGCATGATCCAGCGTTAGAAGAAAAAAGCAGTGAGAATATAGAGGTGTAAAAAATGTGAGCCTAATTAGGCTCACATTTTTTTATGGAAATCAATTGCATATTTTTTGTTATTAGACTATTATCTAATTAGATAACAGTCTAATAAAGGAGAATAAGATGCAGTTAAACCGATTAGTGGCTTTTCACAAAACAATGGGAGACACGACACGTGTTCGAATTTTAATGTTGCTTGCAAACGGACCTCTTCATGGGCAGGCGATTGCAGGAAAACTAGGATTGACCGCTCCGACGATTACACATCATATGAACAAATTAAAGGAAATCGGAGCCATTTATCAGAGGCGAGAAGGAAATACGATTTACTTTTATTTGGATCAAAAGTCATTGGAGTTCAGTTCAAACGCGCTTTTAAAAATGATTATGAAAGGGGAAGAAGGGAAATTGACTAAATCAAAACAAGGGGAATACGAGCTAATTGTGCAAAACTTCTTACAAGGAGACGGGCGTCTAAAAACAATTCCCGCACAGCGTAAGAAAAAGCAAATTATTCTACGGTACATGATGAGAAGCTTTGAAAAAGGACGAAAATATGAGGAGAAAGAAATCAATGAACATATAAAACGATTCCATGACGACTATGCGACCATTCGACGTGAGTTTATTATGAGCAACATGATGTACCGTGAAAATGGCATATACGAGGTGAATCCGGAAGAACTATGGACGTCGGTTGAGTAGGTAAAAAACGGGTTGGATTAACAAATGCTAAAAAGGGGTACACCATTACTAACACAACGTTTTATGGAGGTAATAGGTGATGAAAGCATTTGTCGTACAATATACAGATCGTGAAACGAGAGAACGCGTATTTGATGGTCCTGTCTTTGGAACAGAAGAAGAAGCGATGGAAGCACAGCGCAAGCTCGAAGAAAAAGGACATTTTGACGTAATCGTTGAAAGCGAAAATGATATTCAGCTTGATCGAGAATAACGATACAAAAAAACCACGCATGTGCGTGGTTTTTTGTCGCAATTATTGATCTTATTCTGAACCGAACATATAGCGCTTGTAGTGAAACGAAACGCCGAATATGAGTCCCATTGCAAACATATTTCCCATTAGCGAGCTTCCTCCATATGAAACAAATGGAAGCGGAATTCCCGTAATCGGAAGAACTTGAATGGTCATCCCAATGTTTTGGAATACGTGGAACGAAACAAGCGCAATAACGCCCGTACATAAGTATGAATTAAATTCGTTACGCGTCTCGAGTCCAAGTTTAATTAAGTAATAGACAAGTACAAAGAATAGGCTAATAACGACACTTCCACCAATAAACCCAAACTCTTCGCCGATTACAGCAAAGATAAAGTCTGTATGTCCTTCAGGGAGGTATACCATGCCTTTTGTAAACCCTCTACCGCTAACCATACCAGAACCGATCGCATTAAGGGATTTAATTAAGTGATAGCCATCTGATCCACTATAGTTATAAGGGTCTACCCACGAATAAATTCGTCCTAGTTGGTATGTTTTTAATCCCAACACATTTTTAACAAAGGAAGGAAAATAAACAACGAGAGACAGAATTCCTACACCTAAAGCAGCGATGGATGAAAAGATTGGCACAATGATTTTCCACGAAATTCCCGAAACAAATACCATTCCTGTGAAAATGGCAATCATTACAAGCCCCGTTCCTAAATCGGGTTGCTGCATAACGAGTAACCACGGAACTAACAGCGTTAATCCAAGTTTAAATAGTAATAAAATATCTTCTCGGAACGAACGAATTCGGTATTTTTCATTGTGTTTCACAATGACGTTGCTGAGCGCAATAATTAAAAACACTTTCATAAACTCTGACGGTTGCAGGGAACCAATTCCAGGAAGTTGGAACCAGCTTTTTGCACCGTTAACTTCGTGTGCAATTGAATCTGGTGCTACGATTAGGAACGTCAAAATAAGAAGTCCAAGCCCGTACATATACCAGGACAGCTTTTGAAGCTGATCGGAATCTAAAAGCATTACTCCTCCAGCGATTGCTGCTCCTACGATATACCAAACAATTTGTTTCACGACAAAGTTTTCATCATATTGTCCTAAATGTTGAGCGCTATATATTGCCGTACAGCTTACACAAAAGAACAAAAAGAGGATGAATGCTAAGTTCCAATCAAATCTACTAACGTTGTTATTATTACCCATTTTCTCACCTAACAGCCTTCAGTTTTAAAACAAATACAGCTACTTATTATACAGGAATCCCTCTCGAACATAAATAGTCTGTACTTAACAATTTTATATATAATATTGGCATTTTACCAATGATAACTATGAATATTCGTTAAAAAGGACTAAATCTAGTAAATGTTGCATATAAATTAACTAGTAAGAAAGAGTAGGAGAGGAGAATCCATGTTGAAACAAGAGCTGATTATCGTACTTATTTTACTGTCCTTTGCTTGTCTAATCAACTATTATCTTGCAAAGTTTTCTACACACACGACAAGAAAACATGGAAGAATGATTGCAGCCCTAATAGGATTCACGCATGGATTGTTCGCAAGTGTTTGCCTTTCCTATTTATGGGACCAGCCATATCAATATGCTGCTTCAATTGGAATTATTGTTGGTGTAGGAACGGGATGGTATACTGGCATCTATTCAACCTCTACAGCCATTGTAAACGGCGTTATAGCTGGTGTAGTTGGCGGGGGAATAGGAGCATATACAATGGGAAACATTCATCCTTTTTTTGCGCCGCTTCTTTATATGAGTGCATCGATTTTTCTATTTGTCACTTTTTTTCTTCTTTTAGCCTATGTGCTCTATAAAATTCCGGTGGATCAATCTGTTTTTGTCAAACGGATCATTCAGCATCCCTTTTTAGTAGGGCCTCTTCTAGTTATCGTATTTTATGGCTATCAGTGGATAGAAAATCGTTGGAATAACAACAAGTAAGTGCAACATGTTTCGTGTTTAACCAAAAGAATTTTTAAGAAGACGATGAAAGTATTTGACGTCTATCAAAATATATGAAATAATAAATTTCGAAATCGAGATAACTCAATTGAGGATATATGTTAACTAACTATTATCTCGAACCAAGACCATTTTACAACAAGAACTAGGAGATGAATATAATGGCAAACGTATTATATGTAAAAGCAAATCCAAAAGCAGACGAAGCATCTTTTTCAGCACGTCTTGCAAACCAATTTTTAGATGCTTATTCAACAGAGCATCCAGCAGATAAAGTAGAAATGCTTGATCTTTACTCTACTAATCTTCCATTAATCGATGCTGACGTATTAGGCGCATGGGGCAAACTTGCTGAAGGTGCTGAATTATCAGCTGAAGAAGCGGCAAAAGTAGGTCGTTTAGGCGAGCTTGTTGATCAATTTGTTGCAGCGGATAAAGTTGTATTTTCTGCCCCAATGTGGAACTTTGGTTTCCCACCATTATTAAAAGCATACATTGATGCTGTGGCGGTAGCAGGAAAAACATTCCAATATACAGAACAAGGTCCTGTTGGTTTAGTAGGAGACAAAAAAGTAGTTCTTCTTGAAGCACGCGGAGGCGTTTACTCTGAAGGTCCTGCTGCTGAATTAGAGCATACACAAAGCTTCTTTAAAACAGTAATGGGATTCTTCGGAATTACAGACGTAACGGTTATTGCAACTGAAGGTATGGCTGCGGCTCCAGAACAAGCGGAAGCTATCTTTGAAAAAGCTGTAACAGAAGCAAAAGCTGTTGCAAACAAATTTTAATTAATGATCCATGAATGAAAAAGGCGACCTCCGCGCGAGGGCGTCTTTTTTTATGGGTAATTTTAAACGATCAAGCCACTTTTGACTAAATAAGAGAACTTTTCGAAAAAGAAAAATGATTGCAAAAATAGCTCTATTTCATCTATTAAAGAGAAGAAAAAAGGTGTAAAATGGACTTTCAAAATACTATTTTTTAAAAGCGTTCGAGCATATGGGCAATTAAGAGACACCTGGTAGGTTACGCTGTGTACGTTACTTACACAGGTTAATTATTTTATTGAAGAAAAGGTGAGAACATGATGCTTCGATATGGACCTGACCATAAAACCGAAATGTTCTTTTCGTTGTTAAGATGGATTTTTCTTGCTATAGCAGCTATTATTTTTTATATTCCCTCGTTCCGTCACATGCTGTCACTCGAATTGAGAGCGTTCTCATATTTGTTTTGGATGGGTCTTATTTATATGAGCATTACGCAAGTTTGTTTGCGATGGTATAAGCAAAAGGGACGAATTTTTACCACGATTACATATGCGGGCGTGTTGTTTGATTTTGTAGCAGCGATCTGGCTTATGATTCTAACAGGCGGGGTTACGAGCTTTTTCTTCCCCGTTGCTTACTTAATTGTGATGCATGCAACCATTTATTGGGGAAAAAGAGGTAGTTTTATAAGCGTTACAGGCATTATCTGTGGATACGTATTTATTTATTTTTACCTTGAACAATATCAATATGACGATAAAACATTTTTCTTATGTTTAAATCTCAGTTTTTTGGTTTTACTCGGCTTGTTGGGAAGTATGCTAGTGGCAAGAGAAAGACAGCATCATAGCGAGAAAATGTGGTTTCAAGAAGCAGCTCTTCATGATTATTTAAGCGGGTTGCCCAATCACCGTGCATTTCAGGAGGAGCTTCAAGACTCTATTTATGCTAAAAAGCCATTTCTACTCATTATGTGTGACTTAGACCATTTTAAAGCAATTAATGATCAATATGGGCATGTTGTAGGCGATGATGTTATTAAACACGTTGCGGTTGTTTTAAAAGATTGTGCACACCTCGCAAAAGGTCAAGCCTTTCGCTACGGAGGAGAAGAGTTTTCTCTTTTACTGCCGCTCAAATGCAAAGATAGATTGAGGGAACTTCTAAAAGAAGCGGGAAGCAGGTTGCAAAATATAACGATATTGGATCATACGTTTAGCGTCACCATGAGCTTCGGCGTTGCAATCGGAACGGTGAATCAAACGGCTCAGGAAATTGTGAAGGAAGCAGATGACTTGTTATATGAAGCAAAGGAAGCAGGGCGAAATTGTATGGTCATT includes:
- a CDS encoding phosphatase PAP2 family protein; translated protein: MKQRGKDGVYIIASLVLFICLLAIFKLEWVQALDQSITDAMFNKRGDEFTALFVFMSTLGSWKVTGVIGIIICLYLLVKKQNHAASLLAIIYIMSRVLNWIVKELVHRPRPTVEHLVAASSYSFPSGHAMNSMSFFGFILVLILYYQKRSVGRALACILLGIIIFLIGLSRIYVGVHFFTDVLAGFALGFTLVTVFKILLKKKLPK
- a CDS encoding aldehyde dehydrogenase family protein; this translates as MLKESKSNKQLESYLKEPKKLFVNGEFISSTSDKTFPTYNPATGETLAHVYDANEHDVDKAVKAARHAFEKGEWSKMSASDRSRLIYKLADLIEEHKEELAQLETLDNGKPLAETRNVDVPLTAEHFRYFAGWATKITGQTIPVSGPYFNYTRHEAVGVVAQIIPWNFPLLMAAWKLGAALATGCTVVLKPAEQTPLSALYLAKLIQEAGFPSGVVNVLTGYGESTGQALVKHPDVDKIAFTGSTEVGKLIMNQASQTLKRVTLELGGKSPNIILPDADLSRAIPGALSGIMFNQGQVCSAGSRLFIQKKLYDNVVADLVTHARKIKQGNGLEDGVEMGPLVSEEQQKRVMSYIDSGKEQGAELLTGGNSPYDRGYFVSPTIFANVNDDMKIAQEEIFGPVVSALPFEDLDDLVDRANKTAYGLAAGVWTENVKKAHYIASKLRAGTVWVNCYNVFDAASPFGGFKQSGIGREMGSYALDNYTEVKSVWVNMR
- a CDS encoding YodL domain-containing protein, which produces MVNTWLKVKRMIKRTFEYDVTIMQTPRKGEEKGYRQVYRLTLAAGNHDEAMLHIFRTFNVADTLPRDFKARFVSTGDVLMIDEGTGGKHYYKLWAGGWKPVNRAHIR
- the deoD gene encoding purine-nucleoside phosphorylase, with amino-acid sequence MSVHIGAKANEIAETILLPGDPLRAKYIAETFLEDVTCYNEVRGMLGFTGTYKGKRVSVQGTGMGVPSISIYVNELMREYNVQNLIRVGTCGAIQKDVKVRDVILAMTSSTDSQMNRVAFGPIDYAPTADFTLLKSAYDAGTEKGLNLKVGSVFTADQFYNDYGDLEKLANHGVLAVEMETTALYTLASKYGRRALSVLTVSDHILTGEETTSEERQTTFNEMIEVALEAALNMK
- a CDS encoding hemolysin family protein — protein: MEVFKLIMIAVLIAISGFFVASEFAIVKVRSSRLDQLIGEGSKQAIAAKRMVDNLDEYLSACQLGITLTSLGLGWLGEPTVDEIVHPLLMKLSLPASVAGIISFIIAFAAITFIHVVVGELAPKSFAIQKAEKISLLTAQPLILFYKVTYPFIWLLNTSARGVTKMFGLEAASEHDLAHTEEELRLILSESFKSGEINQSEFKYVNNIFEFDERLAKEIMVPRKEIIALDQEKTIRENIEVIREEKFTRYPVIEGDKDHVIGLVNMKEIYTDLVMNGVKKDHSIHDYVRPVIQVIETIAIHDLLIKMQKERTHMAVLVDEYGGTAGLVTVEDILEEIVGDIRDEFDTDEQAEIQKINENKTLLDGKVLISEVNDLFGLEIDDTEMDTIGGWILSEEFEIQEGDSLTAGSYRFKIKELDGHHIKWIEATHDPALEEKSSENIEV
- a CDS encoding metalloregulator ArsR/SmtB family transcription factor, producing MQLNRLVAFHKTMGDTTRVRILMLLANGPLHGQAIAGKLGLTAPTITHHMNKLKEIGAIYQRREGNTIYFYLDQKSLEFSSNALLKMIMKGEEGKLTKSKQGEYELIVQNFLQGDGRLKTIPAQRKKKQIILRYMMRSFEKGRKYEEKEINEHIKRFHDDYATIRREFIMSNMMYRENGIYEVNPEELWTSVE
- a CDS encoding FtsW/RodA/SpoVE family cell cycle protein; translation: MGNNNNVSRFDWNLAFILFLFFCVSCTAIYSAQHLGQYDENFVVKQIVWYIVGAAIAGGVMLLDSDQLQKLSWYMYGLGLLILTFLIVAPDSIAHEVNGAKSWFQLPGIGSLQPSEFMKVFLIIALSNVIVKHNEKYRIRSFREDILLLFKLGLTLLVPWLLVMQQPDLGTGLVMIAIFTGMVFVSGISWKIIVPIFSSIAALGVGILSLVVYFPSFVKNVLGLKTYQLGRIYSWVDPYNYSGSDGYHLIKSLNAIGSGMVSGRGFTKGMVYLPEGHTDFIFAVIGEEFGFIGGSVVISLFFVLVYYLIKLGLETRNEFNSYLCTGVIALVSFHVFQNIGMTIQVLPITGIPLPFVSYGGSSLMGNMFAMGLIFGVSFHYKRYMFGSE
- a CDS encoding FMN-dependent NADH-azoreductase produces the protein MANVLYVKANPKADEASFSARLANQFLDAYSTEHPADKVEMLDLYSTNLPLIDADVLGAWGKLAEGAELSAEEAAKVGRLGELVDQFVAADKVVFSAPMWNFGFPPLLKAYIDAVAVAGKTFQYTEQGPVGLVGDKKVVLLEARGGVYSEGPAAELEHTQSFFKTVMGFFGITDVTVIATEGMAAAPEQAEAIFEKAVTEAKAVANKF
- a CDS encoding GGDEF domain-containing protein — protein: MMLRYGPDHKTEMFFSLLRWIFLAIAAIIFYIPSFRHMLSLELRAFSYLFWMGLIYMSITQVCLRWYKQKGRIFTTITYAGVLFDFVAAIWLMILTGGVTSFFFPVAYLIVMHATIYWGKRGSFISVTGIICGYVFIYFYLEQYQYDDKTFFLCLNLSFLVLLGLLGSMLVARERQHHSEKMWFQEAALHDYLSGLPNHRAFQEELQDSIYAKKPFLLIMCDLDHFKAINDQYGHVVGDDVIKHVAVVLKDCAHLAKGQAFRYGGEEFSLLLPLKCKDRLRELLKEAGSRLQNITILDHTFSVTMSFGVAIGTVNQTAQEIVKEADDLLYEAKEAGRNCMVIQNQKNYEVVGF